Proteins from one Microbacterium faecale genomic window:
- the rpe gene encoding ribulose-phosphate 3-epimerase, which yields MDAPRINPSILSADFVNMQRDLERIASADYVHVDVMDNHFVPNLTFGPQMVERIQATSPLPLDVHLMIADAGRWAPGYAEIGAASVTFHAEASDDVVGLARRIRQIGSRVGVAIKPDTPAEPLFEHLAEFDQVLVMTVEPGFGGQSFRADTMPKLRELKAEARRRGVDVWLQVDGGISLETIEQAAESGADTFVAGSAVFGADDIDQRIGELRALAARHVH from the coding sequence ATCGACGCGCCGCGCATCAACCCGAGTATTCTGTCTGCCGACTTCGTGAACATGCAGCGCGACCTCGAGCGCATCGCGTCCGCGGACTACGTGCACGTCGACGTCATGGACAACCACTTCGTGCCGAACCTGACCTTCGGGCCCCAGATGGTCGAGCGCATCCAAGCGACGAGCCCGCTCCCGCTCGACGTACATTTGATGATCGCCGACGCCGGCCGTTGGGCCCCCGGGTACGCCGAGATCGGAGCCGCATCGGTCACGTTCCACGCCGAGGCGAGCGACGACGTCGTCGGTCTCGCACGGCGGATCCGGCAGATCGGCTCGCGCGTCGGTGTCGCGATCAAACCGGACACGCCCGCCGAACCGCTCTTCGAGCACCTCGCCGAGTTCGACCAGGTGCTCGTGATGACGGTCGAGCCCGGGTTCGGGGGCCAGAGCTTCCGGGCCGACACCATGCCGAAACTGCGGGAGTTGAAGGCCGAGGCGCGACGTCGGGGCGTCGACGTGTGGCTGCAGGTCGACGGCGGGATCTCGCTCGAGACGATCGAGCAGGCCGCCGAATCCGGCGCCGACACCTTCGTTGCCGGATCCGCGGTCTTCGGCGCCGACGACATCGATCAGCGCATCGGCGAGCTGCGCGCTCTCGCCGCGCGCCACGTGCACTGA
- a CDS encoding phosphoribosyl-ATP diphosphatase, giving the protein MKSFEDLFAELSQKAATRPAGSGTVAELDAGVHTIGKKIVEEAAEVWMAAEYETDEAAAEEISQLLYHLQVMMLAKGISLADVYRHL; this is encoded by the coding sequence GTGAAATCGTTCGAGGATCTCTTCGCCGAGCTCAGCCAGAAGGCCGCCACCCGCCCCGCGGGATCCGGGACGGTCGCCGAGCTCGATGCCGGAGTGCACACCATCGGGAAGAAGATCGTCGAAGAGGCCGCCGAGGTGTGGATGGCGGCCGAGTACGAGACGGACGAGGCCGCGGCCGAGGAGATCTCGCAGTTGCTGTATCACCTGCAGGTGATGATGCTCGCCAAGGGCATCTCGCTCGCCGATGTGTACCGACATCTCTAG
- the hisG gene encoding ATP phosphoribosyltransferase → MLRIAIPNKGSLSETAAQLLADAGYGTRRDPKTLHLIDDRNGVEFFYLRPRDIATYVARGALDVGLTGRDLLRDVCLPDAREIEALGFGRSTFRFAAPVGRFETLEQLHGKRVATSYPGLVETSLSSYGVSVDVVPLNGAVESAVQLGVADAIADVVETGTTLKQAGLETFGPVMLESEAVLIQGPNDAAGVERLLRRVRGVLVARRYVMLDYDLPADLVDAATEIATGMQSPTISPLQREGWVAVRVMLPRGDVNRIMDDLYALGARALLVTAIDNARL, encoded by the coding sequence GTGCTGCGTATCGCCATTCCCAACAAGGGATCCCTCTCCGAGACTGCCGCCCAGTTGCTGGCTGACGCTGGCTACGGCACGCGCAGGGACCCCAAGACACTCCACCTCATCGACGACCGCAACGGCGTCGAGTTCTTCTATCTCCGCCCGCGCGATATCGCGACGTACGTGGCGCGCGGTGCCCTCGATGTCGGGCTGACGGGACGCGACCTGCTCCGGGACGTGTGTCTGCCGGACGCGCGCGAGATCGAGGCCCTCGGCTTCGGGCGCTCGACGTTCCGCTTCGCCGCTCCCGTCGGACGGTTCGAGACCCTCGAGCAGCTCCACGGCAAGCGCGTCGCGACGAGCTATCCCGGCCTGGTCGAGACCTCGCTCAGCAGTTACGGGGTGTCGGTTGACGTCGTGCCGCTCAACGGCGCGGTCGAATCGGCCGTGCAGCTCGGCGTCGCCGACGCCATCGCCGACGTCGTCGAGACCGGCACCACGCTCAAGCAGGCCGGACTGGAGACCTTCGGGCCCGTGATGCTCGAGTCCGAGGCCGTGCTCATCCAGGGCCCGAACGACGCGGCCGGCGTCGAGCGGCTGCTGCGACGTGTCCGCGGCGTCCTGGTCGCGCGGCGCTATGTCATGCTCGACTACGACCTGCCCGCCGACCTCGTGGACGCGGCGACGGAGATCGCGACGGGCATGCAGTCGCCGACGATCTCGCCGCTACAGCGCGAGGGGTGGGTGGCCGTGCGCGTGATGCTGCCGCGCGGCGACGTCAACCGGATCATGGACGACCTGTACGCGCTGGGTGCCCGCGCGCTGCTCGTCACCGCGATCGATAACGCGAGGCTGTGA
- the hisF gene encoding imidazole glycerol phosphate synthase subunit HisF codes for MNATSPDTAAALGVATRVIPCLDVSDGRVVKGVNFADLREMGDPVDLAKEYYAQGADELTFLDVTASVEERDTVYDVVRSTAEQVFIPLTVGGGIRSVDDVARLQDVGADKVGVNSAAIGRPALLDEIADRFGAQCLVLSLDIKRSDRTPSGFVVTTHGGRRETDLDAIAWAEEAVSRGAGELLVNSIDADGTKKGFDLELIERIRAVATVPVIASGGAGDVGHFAPAIHAGADAVLAATVFHTGQITIAQVKSAMREEGILIR; via the coding sequence ATGAACGCCACCAGTCCTGACACCGCGGCCGCCCTCGGCGTCGCCACCCGTGTCATTCCGTGCCTCGACGTGTCGGACGGGCGTGTCGTCAAGGGCGTGAACTTCGCCGACCTGCGCGAAATGGGCGATCCCGTCGACCTCGCCAAGGAGTACTACGCCCAGGGCGCAGATGAGCTGACCTTCCTCGATGTGACCGCGTCCGTCGAGGAGCGCGACACGGTCTACGACGTCGTTCGATCGACCGCGGAACAGGTCTTCATCCCGCTGACCGTCGGCGGCGGGATCCGTTCGGTCGACGACGTCGCGCGGCTGCAGGACGTCGGAGCCGACAAGGTGGGGGTGAACTCCGCCGCGATCGGCCGACCGGCCCTTCTCGACGAGATCGCCGACCGGTTCGGCGCGCAGTGCCTTGTGCTCTCGCTCGACATCAAGCGTTCGGATCGGACGCCGAGCGGCTTCGTCGTCACGACGCACGGTGGGCGCCGCGAGACCGACCTCGATGCGATCGCGTGGGCCGAGGAGGCCGTCTCCCGCGGCGCCGGCGAGCTGCTCGTCAACTCGATCGACGCCGATGGGACGAAGAAGGGCTTCGATCTCGAGCTGATCGAGCGGATCCGCGCCGTTGCAACGGTTCCCGTCATCGCCTCGGGCGGCGCGGGCGACGTCGGGCATTTCGCCCCGGCCATCCACGCCGGCGCGGACGCCGTGCTCGCGGCGACCGTGTTCCACACCGGCCAGATCACGATCGCGCAGGTCAAGTCCGCCATGCGCGAGGAGGGGATCCTGATCCGATGA
- the hisI gene encoding phosphoribosyl-AMP cyclohydrolase, protein MSAPTDLDLALRISRVRFGAGGLAPAVVQDHASGEVLMLAWMNHEALRRTLTERRATYWSRSREEYWRKGDTSGHVQHVRGARIDCDGDVILLQVDQVGAACHTGTRTCFDGDERILLAAPDEADPQ, encoded by the coding sequence ATGAGTGCGCCGACCGATCTCGATCTCGCCTTGCGGATCTCGCGCGTGCGCTTCGGCGCGGGCGGACTCGCACCCGCGGTCGTGCAGGATCACGCCTCCGGTGAGGTGCTGATGCTCGCGTGGATGAACCACGAGGCCCTGCGCCGCACGCTGACCGAACGCCGCGCCACCTATTGGTCGCGCAGCCGTGAGGAGTATTGGCGCAAGGGCGACACGTCCGGGCACGTCCAGCATGTGCGCGGCGCGCGTATCGACTGCGACGGCGACGTCATCCTGCTGCAGGTCGATCAGGTCGGGGCCGCATGCCACACCGGGACCCGCACGTGCTTCGACGGAGACGAGAGGATCCTGCTCGCGGCACCCGACGAGGCGGATCCGCAGTGA
- a CDS encoding Trp biosynthesis-associated membrane protein produces the protein MTDERASWAARRGRPTVVVSILVGGATALIASTQVWARTDVAGVALDAAGSDVLALLQPLALATLALSFALALTGSVARLVLSLLAAILGAALVWICTPVAVAPGVATVESVVTDHTGIAGHDAVADLVSGVETTVWPWIAAVSGLIVLVSGIVGAVTGHAWRRRSHRYDAAAGTHSGARSGPLDAVDSWDDLSRGGDPTSADGERRGLSG, from the coding sequence GTGACCGACGAGCGCGCCAGCTGGGCGGCGCGGCGCGGCAGGCCGACGGTCGTCGTGTCGATCCTCGTGGGCGGCGCCACGGCGCTCATCGCGTCGACGCAGGTCTGGGCACGCACCGACGTGGCGGGCGTCGCGCTCGACGCGGCCGGATCCGACGTCCTCGCGCTCCTGCAGCCGCTCGCGCTCGCGACGCTCGCGCTGAGCTTCGCGCTCGCCCTGACCGGCAGCGTCGCTCGGCTCGTGCTGTCGTTGCTCGCCGCGATCCTGGGGGCCGCCCTCGTCTGGATCTGCACGCCGGTCGCCGTCGCGCCCGGCGTGGCCACCGTCGAATCGGTCGTCACCGACCACACCGGGATCGCCGGTCACGACGCCGTCGCCGACCTCGTCTCCGGAGTGGAGACCACTGTCTGGCCGTGGATCGCGGCGGTCTCGGGGCTCATCGTCCTCGTGTCCGGCATCGTCGGAGCGGTCACCGGACACGCCTGGCGCCGACGCAGTCATCGATACGACGCGGCCGCGGGCACGCACAGCGGCGCGCGTTCCGGGCCGCTCGACGCGGTCGATTCGTGGGACGACCTCTCGCGTGGCGGCGACCCGACCTCCGCCGACGGTGAGCGTCGCGGCCTGTCAGGCTGA
- a CDS encoding HGxxPAAW family protein codes for MTNPIGDPGHGHSPAAWTNVLLMLVGISIATVGLFLALTWLLIVGGVVFIVGPIAGFILAKAGFGVNGPKYQPKGH; via the coding sequence ATGACGAATCCCATCGGCGATCCCGGCCACGGACACTCGCCCGCTGCCTGGACGAACGTGCTCCTGATGCTCGTCGGCATCTCGATCGCGACGGTCGGACTGTTCCTGGCCCTGACGTGGCTGCTCATTGTCGGCGGTGTCGTGTTCATCGTGGGCCCGATCGCGGGATTCATCCTCGCCAAGGCCGGGTTCGGCGTCAACGGGCCGAAGTACCAGCCGAAGGGCCACTGA
- the trpC gene encoding indole-3-glycerol phosphate synthase TrpC: MSLLADLTSGAVEDAEQRLAVRPLAAVERDAEERPPALDAARLLARAELVHVIAEVKRASPSRGDLATIPDPAHQASLYETGGASAISVLTEGRRFKGSLDDLVDVKRRVGVPVLRKDFIATPYQVAEARAAGADMVLLIVAGLERRALAELFGLITEMGMTPLVEAHSSDEVAIASDLGAPIIGINARDLTDFSLDANLFERLAPQIPDGTVRVAESAVHSPDDVVHYRRGGADVVLIGEALVTGDPVASLRSFISATEGL, from the coding sequence ATGTCGCTCCTCGCCGACCTGACGTCCGGGGCGGTGGAGGACGCAGAACAGCGCCTGGCCGTTCGCCCGCTCGCCGCGGTGGAGCGTGACGCCGAGGAGCGTCCGCCCGCACTCGACGCAGCGCGCCTGCTCGCTCGAGCCGAACTCGTGCACGTCATCGCGGAGGTGAAGCGCGCGAGCCCCTCGCGTGGCGACCTCGCCACGATTCCGGATCCCGCCCACCAGGCGTCGCTCTATGAGACCGGCGGCGCGAGCGCCATCAGCGTGCTCACCGAGGGACGCCGGTTCAAGGGATCCCTCGACGATCTCGTCGACGTCAAGCGCCGCGTGGGCGTGCCGGTGCTGCGCAAGGACTTCATCGCCACCCCGTACCAGGTGGCCGAGGCGCGGGCGGCGGGAGCCGACATGGTGCTCCTCATCGTCGCGGGACTGGAACGCCGCGCCCTTGCGGAGCTGTTCGGCCTCATCACCGAGATGGGAATGACCCCGCTCGTCGAAGCCCACTCGTCGGACGAGGTGGCGATCGCGAGCGACCTCGGCGCCCCGATCATCGGCATCAACGCGCGCGACCTGACGGACTTCAGTCTGGATGCGAATCTGTTCGAACGTCTTGCGCCGCAGATCCCGGACGGCACGGTCCGTGTGGCCGAGTCTGCTGTGCACTCTCCGGACGACGTCGTCCACTACCGCCGGGGCGGCGCGGATGTCGTGCTCATCGGCGAGGCGCTCGTCACGGGCGATCCCGTCGCGAGCCTTCGCAGCTTCATCTCGGCGACGGAAGGACTCTGA
- the trpB gene encoding tryptophan synthase subunit beta has translation MSLRDQPGPFFGDFGGRFMPESLIAALDELTAAHEEAMGDRSFRAELARLLEEYAGRPSALTEVERFAEHAGGARILLKREDLNHTGSHKINNVLGQALLTKRLGKTRVIAETGAGQHGVATATAAALFGLECTIYMGEVDTQRQALNVARMRLLGAEVVAVTTGARTLKDAINEALRDWVASVATTNYIFGTAAGPHPFPALVRDFQKVISEEAREQTIARTGSLPDAVVACVGGGSNAIGMFDAFLDDDVRLIGVEAAGDGVETDRQAASIERGRPGVLHGARTFVLMDDDGQTLESHSISAGLDYPGVGPEHAWLAETGRADYIPATDDEAMQALKLLSETEGIIPAIESAHALAGAMRIGRELGPDATIVVCLSGRGDKDMDTAATYFGLYDDGEAS, from the coding sequence ATGTCTCTGCGCGATCAGCCTGGCCCGTTCTTCGGTGACTTCGGCGGGCGGTTCATGCCCGAGTCGCTCATCGCGGCCCTCGACGAACTCACCGCGGCGCACGAGGAGGCGATGGGAGACCGGTCGTTCCGTGCCGAGCTGGCCCGCCTTCTCGAGGAGTACGCGGGACGTCCGTCCGCGCTCACCGAGGTGGAGCGATTCGCCGAGCACGCCGGTGGCGCGAGGATCCTCCTCAAGCGCGAGGATCTGAATCACACGGGCAGTCACAAGATCAACAACGTGCTCGGGCAGGCGCTTTTGACCAAGCGCCTCGGGAAGACGCGCGTCATTGCAGAGACCGGCGCCGGCCAACACGGTGTCGCGACAGCGACGGCTGCCGCGCTGTTCGGCCTGGAGTGCACGATCTACATGGGCGAGGTCGACACCCAGCGCCAGGCGCTCAACGTCGCACGCATGCGCCTGCTCGGCGCCGAGGTCGTCGCGGTCACCACCGGGGCACGCACGCTCAAGGACGCGATCAACGAGGCGCTGCGCGATTGGGTCGCGTCCGTCGCGACGACCAATTACATCTTCGGTACGGCTGCCGGCCCGCACCCGTTCCCCGCACTCGTGCGCGACTTCCAGAAGGTGATCTCCGAGGAGGCGCGCGAGCAGACGATCGCGAGGACCGGATCCCTGCCGGACGCCGTCGTGGCGTGCGTCGGAGGCGGATCCAACGCGATCGGCATGTTCGACGCGTTCCTCGACGACGACGTGCGCCTGATCGGCGTCGAGGCCGCGGGCGACGGCGTGGAAACCGACCGCCAGGCGGCGTCGATCGAGCGCGGCCGCCCTGGCGTGCTGCACGGCGCCCGAACCTTTGTGCTGATGGACGACGACGGGCAGACGCTCGAGTCGCACTCGATCTCGGCCGGCCTCGACTATCCGGGCGTCGGTCCCGAGCACGCGTGGCTCGCGGAGACGGGGCGGGCCGACTACATTCCCGCGACCGACGACGAGGCGATGCAGGCACTGAAGCTCCTCAGCGAGACCGAGGGGATCATCCCGGCGATCGAGTCGGCGCACGCCCTCGCCGGGGCGATGCGGATCGGCCGCGAGCTCGGACCGGACGCGACGATCGTCGTGTGCCTGTCTGGGCGCGGCGACAAGGACATGGACACGGCCGCCACCTACTTCGGCCTCTACGACGACGGAGAAGCATCGTGA
- the trpA gene encoding tryptophan synthase subunit alpha — protein MTTAVEHAIDRARDDGRAAFVGYLPAGFPDPDASIAAALALAENGADVIELGPPYSDPVMDGPVIQEATNRVLEAGFTTSDLFDVIREITRRTDVPVLVMTYWNLVLQRGIDTYAREIAAAGGAGLITPDITPEAADEWIAASKRHDLDRVFLAAPTSSDERLRMISEASTGFVYTVSTMGITGERASLDAAARSLVERLRIAGAERACVGIGVTTPAHVTNIAEYADGAIVGTALVKTLGSGGVDALGAKVRELVAGSRR, from the coding sequence GTGACGACCGCCGTGGAGCACGCGATCGACCGGGCACGGGATGACGGCCGGGCCGCGTTCGTCGGCTACCTGCCCGCGGGCTTCCCTGATCCGGATGCCTCGATCGCGGCGGCGCTCGCCCTCGCGGAGAACGGCGCGGACGTCATCGAGCTCGGGCCGCCGTACAGCGATCCGGTCATGGACGGCCCCGTCATCCAGGAGGCGACCAACCGCGTCCTCGAGGCGGGATTCACCACGTCCGACCTGTTCGACGTGATCCGGGAGATCACGCGCCGCACCGACGTGCCGGTGCTGGTGATGACCTACTGGAACCTCGTTCTGCAGCGCGGCATCGACACGTACGCGCGCGAGATCGCCGCAGCAGGGGGAGCCGGGCTGATCACGCCCGACATCACGCCCGAGGCGGCCGATGAATGGATCGCGGCCTCGAAGCGCCACGATCTCGACCGCGTGTTCCTTGCCGCGCCGACGTCGTCGGACGAGCGTCTGCGGATGATCTCCGAGGCGTCGACGGGCTTCGTTTACACGGTGTCGACAATGGGTATCACGGGGGAGCGGGCGTCGCTCGACGCTGCCGCGCGGTCGCTTGTCGAGCGCCTGCGTATCGCGGGCGCCGAGCGGGCGTGCGTCGGGATCGGCGTCACGACTCCCGCACACGTGACCAACATCGCGGAGTATGCCGACGGAGCGATCGTCGGTACGGCTCTCGTGAAGACCCTCGGCTCGGGCGGCGTCGACGCGCTCGGTGCGAAGGTCCGCGAACTCGTTGCGGGCTCTCGCCGCTGA
- the lgt gene encoding prolipoprotein diacylglyceryl transferase: MLSLPPLSASIPSPPLSEFTFGSEWTMFGMTFGPFSIRFYALFILVGIVVAAIMTNRRLTRRGAEPWVVIDIALPAVVLAMIGARAYHVLTHWGFYFAGGREWWNPFEQDAIWNIWDGGIAIFGALLGGALGAWLGCRWTGVRFSAFADALAPGLLLAQALGRFGNWFNQELFGLPTDLPWGLEIDAGNPAIPAGLPENTLFHPTFLYEVIWNTLGAIVLLWLGRRASMQWGRLLAVYLIWYGSGRVVWESIRIDPSEVFFGLRTNVWAAIAAVLLGVVLLVVLRRHKGTEPSVYRNTKHRRNVTDLGSDDDFVDVSDPADDDEIVELSPERTP, encoded by the coding sequence ATGCTGTCACTCCCGCCGCTGTCCGCGAGCATCCCGAGTCCTCCTCTCTCCGAGTTCACCTTCGGCAGCGAGTGGACGATGTTCGGGATGACGTTCGGCCCGTTCTCGATCCGCTTCTACGCGCTGTTCATCCTCGTCGGCATCGTCGTCGCGGCGATCATGACGAACCGCCGCCTCACGCGGCGCGGAGCCGAGCCGTGGGTCGTCATCGATATCGCTCTCCCGGCGGTCGTGCTCGCCATGATCGGCGCTCGCGCCTATCACGTGCTCACGCACTGGGGCTTCTATTTCGCGGGCGGCCGGGAATGGTGGAACCCGTTCGAGCAGGATGCGATCTGGAACATCTGGGACGGCGGCATCGCGATCTTCGGCGCGCTGCTCGGTGGCGCCCTCGGTGCCTGGCTGGGCTGTCGCTGGACCGGCGTGCGGTTCTCCGCCTTCGCCGATGCCCTCGCGCCGGGCCTCCTTCTCGCTCAGGCGCTCGGCAGATTCGGCAACTGGTTCAATCAGGAGCTGTTCGGGTTGCCGACAGACCTCCCCTGGGGGCTCGAGATCGACGCGGGCAACCCCGCGATTCCCGCAGGTCTGCCGGAGAACACGCTGTTCCACCCGACGTTCCTCTATGAGGTCATCTGGAACACGCTCGGGGCGATCGTTCTGCTGTGGCTGGGGCGCCGCGCCTCGATGCAGTGGGGACGCCTGCTCGCGGTCTACCTCATCTGGTACGGATCGGGCCGCGTCGTCTGGGAGTCGATTCGCATCGACCCGAGTGAAGTGTTCTTCGGACTGCGCACGAACGTGTGGGCCGCGATTGCCGCGGTGTTGCTCGGCGTCGTGCTGCTGGTGGTGCTGCGGCGACACAAGGGAACCGAGCCGTCGGTCTACCGCAACACGAAACATCGTCGTAACGTGACGGATCTAGGCTCGGACGACGATTTCGTCGACGTCAGCGACCCCGCCGACGACGACGAGATCGTGGAGCTGTCGCCTGAACGCACCCCGTGA